In the genome of Paenarthrobacter ureafaciens, the window AACATTCACCAACCGGGTGTCCGCGGCGTGCCTGTAACCCCAGACCTGTTCCAGGAGCAGCTCACGCGTGAACACCTGCCAAGGCTTGCGGGCCAAAGCCACCAGGAGATCGAATTCGAGGGGCGTGAGCGAAATCCTCTCACCACCGCGGGTGACCATGTGTCCGGCCACGTCAATGGTGACATCGGCGATCCGCAGCGTTTCAGGTGCCTTTTGCTCACCGGGACGGAGGCGGGCCCGCACCCGCGCCACGAGCTCGGCAGGTTTGAATGGCTTCGGCACGTAGTCATCCGCGCCGGATTCCAGGCCGCGAACCACATCCGAGGTGTCCGACTTGGCGGTGAGCATGACGATCGGAACATCCGATTCCCCACGGATCTGCCGGCACACCTCAATGCCGTCGGATCCCGGAAGCATCAGGTCCAGGAGCACGAGGTCCGGCTTTGACGAACGGAAGACATCGAGGGCCTGGCCGCCGTCTGCGCAGAACACCGGTTCGAAGCCGTCGTTGCGCAGCACAATGCCAATCATTTCCGCGAGTGCCTCGTCGTCGTCAACTACCAGAATGCGTGCCTTCATAGTTATATGTTCCCTTATCCACATGCCTTTGTCCTGCTGGGCGGGCGCACGGCA includes:
- the mtrA gene encoding MtrAB system response regulator MtrA, giving the protein MKARILVVDDDEALAEMIGIVLRNDGFEPVFCADGGQALDVFRSSKPDLVLLDLMLPGSDGIEVCRQIRGESDVPIVMLTAKSDTSDVVRGLESGADDYVPKPFKPAELVARVRARLRPGEQKAPETLRIADVTIDVAGHMVTRGGERISLTPLEFDLLVALARKPWQVFTRELLLEQVWGYRHAADTRLVNVHVQRLRSKIERDPEAPEVVLTVRGVGYKAGS